From a single Miscanthus floridulus cultivar M001 chromosome 8, ASM1932011v1, whole genome shotgun sequence genomic region:
- the LOC136468988 gene encoding BTB/POZ and MATH domain-containing protein 4-like produces MAASTVPEGRKTTSSCTPEIEQCSHVFEIHGYKLHEGLGVARALCSAASAVGGYEWTISYYSDGYWGQESSGYASVFVDFRSNKACPKGAKVRAFVRFGVVDPATGACEYITRGFHIKHTVLDPTIASHSWGFGKFIKKLHVVYPKYLTFDDRLTIVCNLSVVVGDRVSGPETTACENEIIEVPPSNLSDNLGKLLDTKEGVDVTFQVKGVVFHAHKVVLAARSPVFKAERFMGSSVRGRPGMAT; encoded by the coding sequence atggcggcgTCGACGGTGCCAGAAGGAAGGAAGACGACGTCGAGTTGCACCCCAGAGATTGAGCAATGCTCCCACGTGTTTGAGATCCACGGGTACAAACTCCACGAGGGCCTCGGCGTCGCCAGAGCCCTCTGCTCGGCTGCCTCCGCCGTCGGCGGCTACGAGTGGACCATCTCCTACTACTCCGACGGGTACTGGGGGCAAGAATCGAGTGGGTATGCCTCCGTATTCGTCGACTTCAGGAGCAACAAAGCCTGCCCTAAAGGGGCTAAGGTGAGGGCTTTCGTCCGCTTCGGTGTCGTCGACCCGGCCACCGGCGCGTGCGAGTACATCACCCGCGGCTTCCACATTAAGCACACCGTGCTGGACCCTACTATTGCAAGCCATTCCTGGGGCTTTGGAAAGTTCATCAAGAAGCTGCATGTTGTGTACCCGAAGTACCTCACGTTCGATGATCGCCTCACCATCGTGTGCAACCTTAGTGTTGTGGTGGGCGATCGGGTGTCGGGACCGGAGACGACAGCATGCGAGAATGAGATCATCGAGGTGCCCCCATCGAACTTGTCAGATAATCTTGGGAAGCTGCTGGACACGAAGGAGGGGGTGGACGTGACATTCCAGGTTAAAGGAGTGGTTTTCCACGCCCACAAGGTTGTTCTTGCAGCCAGGTCGCCGGTCTTCAAGGCAGAGCGCTTTATGGGCTCATCGGTGAGAGGAAGACCAGGCATGGCCACATAA